In Candidatus Thiopontia autotrophica, a genomic segment contains:
- the lolA gene encoding outer membrane lipoprotein chaperone LolA: MRILFGLMVALTPIVAWSADTLSSRIESYFSEMESLRGGFHQQVRDGSGRLIEDSYGTLLIQRPGKFRWQTSVPFVQEIVGDGSRIWLHDPDLEQVTVRKQQGSLANTPAALLTGEGSLKDQFAIHPIGKKQYYEWAELVSIHGSGGFEQLLVAMDDEQLRVIEVEDSLGQRTRIDLQDMLYNPSLEESNFLFVPPAGTDVVGDFP, translated from the coding sequence TTGCGTATACTGTTTGGCCTAATGGTAGCGCTTACCCCGATTGTTGCCTGGTCAGCGGATACCCTGAGCTCTCGTATTGAGAGTTATTTCTCGGAGATGGAGAGTCTGCGAGGAGGGTTTCACCAGCAGGTGAGAGATGGTTCAGGGCGTTTGATAGAGGATAGTTACGGTACCCTGTTGATACAGCGCCCAGGAAAATTCCGTTGGCAGACATCGGTTCCATTTGTACAGGAGATTGTTGGGGATGGTTCCAGAATCTGGCTGCATGATCCCGATCTGGAACAGGTTACTGTTCGCAAACAGCAGGGATCACTTGCCAATACCCCCGCCGCACTACTTACAGGCGAAGGTTCCCTGAAAGATCAGTTTGCAATCCACCCTATCGGAAAGAAGCAATATTATGAGTGGGCTGAGCTCGTCTCTATTCATGGGAGCGGAGGGTTTGAACAGCTTCTGGTGGCAATGGATGATGAACAGCTAAGAGTCATAGAGGTAGAGGATAGCCTGGGTCAACGAACCAGAATTGATCTGCAGGATATGCTCTATAACCCATCTCTTGAAGAGAGCAACTTTCTGTTTGTTCCTCCAGCAGGGACAGATGTAGTAGGAGATTTTCCGTAG